From the Chiloscyllium plagiosum isolate BGI_BamShark_2017 chromosome 10, ASM401019v2, whole genome shotgun sequence genome, the window ACAGTTCCCATCAGCCATTTGAATGGTGTCGAGCCCACTACATTTCCGAGGCGTCTGAAggtcagggagagaaaaaaaaacccacagggCAAATGGGGAGGGGGGCTTTCACCCTTACCTCTTGGCCGATGAAATTTGGGtgtggagaggggaggggagtgcaGATGAAATGAAAATACCAGCCACGGTGGCTGCTTTATCGGCAGTTGGTCCAAGGAAGGAGTGGGCAGAGACGTGTTGGGGGGGGGCGCTCCTGCATTTCACCTCCTGCCCAGGACagaattggagagagagagagagatgggagggtctgagagagagagatcgctGTCAGCTGAATTCATTACTGTAAACATCTCCCAGGGGTTTTAAGAGTGAAAGGGAAGACTTACATTAGCGATAAACAGTCTGATCAGCCGCATCATTACTGGCGTATGACTGCGTGCAGCAGGAATTCAGTCTGGAGCGCAAGAAAGAGTGATAAAgtggctgttttttttctctctctctctacttcctTTCTTTACCTAACGTATAAATCCTCCCGTCTCTAGAAGAGAACCCACCGGCAGAGGCGACACTTGAGGGGCTCTGGGTGCTTTTTCAGGCAGCGGAGAAGGAAAGAGCCAGAGCATGGTCACACTGCTGAAGCAAAACCCGCCGCCGCTGGACTGAGCAGAGAACGCCGTTTCAGTGATGACAGAAACCGAGAGCAGGACAAGTCAGCCCCCAGCAACTACTGGGACTGCTCTCCCCAGATTGTCCGTCAAACCAGGGAAAtcgtgaaggagagagaaaagcagaggatGAGCGAGTCGCCGAATCGGACAGCAACGTAAAGGTAGTTGTAATCTCTCTTTTTTAAATGATCGTTTGAATTTTATACAttattacaatttaaaaaaaaattctggtgcTTACATCCATCACTTAATATTAACTACCCATCTCCGCTGCTTAAATTTTAGTCAATCAGGGAGTATTTTTGTTCCCCATTCTCTCTTCTGAATTGGCTTTTTAATAGTCTTGTTTTATTAACTGGCATGGAGTAAGCTGAAGGCTGTTATACTGACAGCCTATAGATTTTTCCAGCAGAGGCAGCTCTAGGTTGAAAAATACAGTTCTGAGAGTACGTGAATCCAAATGAACTATTCATTTAtttcttgtgtgtgtgtttttttttatctaatGGAATAGGATTCTAGATGTACAAGGCAAGCTGAGATGACACCCTTTTCTGACTTGGAGCAGCAGTGTGTGATGAAGAGACTCCAGATTTAATAAACCCACCGAAAGCTGCTGGGCTCTGTCTTTGCATTTATATGTGCGCTTTCAAATTGCCAATCTCCAGTGAAAGCAGAATGTGATGTGCTTTAGTTCTCACCACCAAGTGTCCTGGTTTAGATGGAAGAATTTGCAGGTCTCGGCTGTAGTTTACAAATTGCTGCTTCCACTATTAAGTCATAAAACAAAAACGCACACAAGGATTATTCTCACCAAGCACATGTACTGTTTCTGCTCCCAAGTGTTTGGATGAAGCAAATACTGGCTTTACATTCACAGGAGCTGCCTCTGGCATTGTGGATTTTTTAACCGCCTGCTGTTTTACAATTAGAATTCCTTAATTGTTAAGAGTGATGGGAATGTCACAGACCAGAGTCTGTTTCGTGGACTGGATTACTTTATTGCAGTTATGGATTATATTTCTTTTGGGACTGTGCACACAAATAACTGAGGCGGATTTTTGTCCTTTGGAGTGTCGTTGCGATAAGAAATTTGTTTACTGTAATGACCGTGGCTTGACATCAGTGCCTGCTGGGATACCAGAGGGTGCCGCTATTCTCTACCTCCAAAACAACGTCATCAACAATGCTGGATTTCCTCTTGACTTGCGAAACGTGCAGTCTGTTCAAACGGTATACTTGTACGGCAATGAGCTGGATGAGTTCCCTGTAAACCTACCAAAAAACATGAAGGAGCTCCACTTGCAGGAGAATAATATCCAGACTGTCTCCAGGGAAGCTATTGGCCAGTTGCAGAAACTCGAAAAGCTACATCTGGATGACAACTCCATCTCAACAGTTGGCATTGAGGATGGCGCTTTTCGAGAAGCCACCAACCTCAAGTTGCTGTTCTTGTCCAGGAACCACCTGAGCAGTGTGCCAATTGGGCTCCCCTTAGGATTGGAAGAGCTCCGGCTGGACGAGAACCGGATCTCCATGGTGCCGGAGCTGGCCTTTCAGAATCTGACCCATCTTCAGCGCCTAGTCTTAGACGGGAACCTCCTGACTGACGGTGGGATTGCTGAGGGAGCCCTGGAGCAGCTGGTCAAGTTAACTGAACTCTCACTGGTGAGGAATTCTCTCACTGTGCCCCCACCAAACCTTCCGGGTGGTCACTTGGTGAAACTGAATTTGCAGGAGAACCAAATCAATCAAATTCCGGTCACTGCCTTCCCACAACTGAAACGGCTTGAGAAACTGGATCTCTCCAACAACCAGCTGCGAATGCTGGTGAGAGGAGTTTTTGATGGCATGACCAGTTTGAAACAGATTCTTTTGAGGAATAATCCCTGGTATTGCGACTGCAACATAAAATGGGTGACCAAATGGCTGCAGTCACTTTCGTTTTCTATAAATGTGCGTGGGCTAATGTGTCAGGGTCCAGAAAAGGTCAGAGGAATGGCTATAAGAGATCTGAATATCAACCTGGTATCCTGCCCGACTATCACACCCGCTCCCCACGCCACACCCATCCCTCCTGCCCCCTTGCCATCTGCTGTGGTGACTGTCATTCCCATGACCTACACTGATGCCAACATTTCCATTCTTCCCTTTTCACCGGGGTCAACCGCTCTCGTGCCTCCCGGAGACAAAGAATTCACAGACCCTTTGCCTGTTGGACAATTGCAACTAACTGTCCAGTTCGTGAATGACACATGCATTCAAATCAGTTGGCTGGCCATCTTCACAGTGACCAAATACAGAATCACCTGGGTGAAACTGGGCCACAGTTTAGTCGGTGGCATTGTGCACGAAAGGATAGTCAGTGGAAATACGGAGCAACTAAGCTTGCTAAATCTGGAGCCGAAATCGACCTACAGGATTTGCATGGTCCTGCTGGACGCCTCAAATAATTTGCAACCGGAGGATGACACGGTTTGTTTGGAAGCCACCACAAAGTCGTCATCTTTTAACACGAACATGGCCTCCAGTCCTGAGCAGGCGGCCCAGCAGGACCTGAGCTCCCCTTTACTGTTGGCAGGCCTCATTGGGGGAGCTGTGATCATCGTGCTGGTAGCCCTGCTCAGTGTCTTCTGCTGGCACATGCACAAAAAGGGCAAATACGATTCGCACTCATGGAAGTACAATAGAGGGAGGAGGAAAGATGACTACTGTGAGGCTGGCACAAAAAAGGACAACACAATCCTTGAAATGACTGAGACCAGTTTTCACATAGTCTCATTAAACAATGAACAAATGCTCAAAGAGGATTTTAGACTGCAGTCAATATACCCTCCAAATGGAGCAATTAACTTTACAGACTGCCACACCAGAAGCAACAGCAGATACTGTACTGGTGGTGCACCAGATTTGGAGCAATGTCATACATGACCGTGCATAATAAAGACCCTGCAGTTATAGGACTTTCTAGAATATATTTGTGAAATATTGTCCAGACGGATTGTGTCTGCCTACTGTGTAATTTATACAGTGTAAAAAAATTGCTATCTTTTTTATTATAAAAAAAATAAGTAGCAACAATTTTGTAATGCAgtcaagtgatttaaaaaaagagattaaGTAAGCTGTATAGTTGTTGCTGTACAATCAAGGCCTATGTtcataaatgatttttaaaaaaaatatggcGGCATTTAATGATGTAGTTTCACAGTTGGGGTTTAAAACATCTTCTgaacagttacactggcacctaATTTAAAAACTAACACATTCTGACAGTCGGTCTGATCTGCCCAGGCCATCCCTCCACCATGTTTCTCACTTTTCTGTCTTAATACTATTTGTCCCTCATTGTAGCATTGACTCCCCTTTCATCGGTACTTTGTCCCTCAGTATGGCCAGATTGATTTGTGAGCCTAAACTTGACTGCAAGCTAGCAGTTTCGGAGGATAATCCACTCAAACCCaaaatccatctaccttccaGCCAGGAGAGCATTGCATTGCAGTCAGGAGTGGAATCTATCGATGATTTTCTGTTCTCTTATCCCCATCACCCAACCCAATCAGTAGCCATTTGTGACCAGTTTTAGCACCTTATTAATTAGCCGTGACCAACTAACTCAGCTCAGATAGAAGTTGGTCTTCAGGACTGAAAACCACACCACACATCTAATGACCTATTTCAGAAGATAAGCCTGATACTTCAATTGGGTGTTCGCTATTTTCAGTATAACAGATGAACAGTCTAATTTGATTGGTTTTTCATAGAGTCTTCTCAACACTCCAGTTAAGCTCTGATCTTTCTTTTTATTCAGTGCCGTGATTAGGATTCCTCCAACAATTAGGTCAattaaatttattcaattcaaaatcTATGATAGTCAATATTTAATACATTTGAAAAGTATGATAGTTTCATAATAATGAGGTCAGAATAGATGTAGAATTTGTTGCAGTGTCATCTTATAGTTATAGCACATTTGTTGAAGGATATTCTCAAACAACAAAAAACTAAGTAATTCAAAAGATGCATATTTATTATTGTTGACTTGTCAAAATTTATTTGCTTTTGAGACAAAAAGTTTTCAGAGACATTTTAGTTAATAGGATTATGGCCCAGCGCTACCAAGTCATGGTAACTGAAGCATTAGGAGGGCAACTCACTCACCAATTCAGTACATATGAAGCTAATCATCCAGGAAGAataagtgtgtcataacatctcatGAATTGATCAGCATTACATTAGAGTTCTCACAGGTAATATGAAGCATCTACATCTCCATTCAAAAATGAGGTGTCATAGATTCAAGCtcagtggcagaaggattagagtgGATGTGAGGAAAAGATTTTATACAGATGGTGGGAAATATTTGCTGCccgagttggtggtggaggcagagatccTAAACTCTTTTGAAAAGTAACTGCATCTGTACATTAAATGCTGTAAGTTGCAAGGCTACGAGCTGTATGCAGGAAGATGGGACTGAAAAAAGGCAGCAGGGTTTCCTTGGGTCGACAGAGGCAAGGTGGGCCACATGGACCCcgtctgtgctgtatcatttcaaTGGTTCTGAATGAAAGCCATTTGTTACATTTTGTACTCATTGTACAGATGAATGGGCTACAACTGGGGCATCCAATTATTTTTTAGTAATCAGGTGTCCAATTAATTGTTGGAACAGTTGTTTAACTCTTTATTTATATTATGGTTTAAAAAACATGGTGTCATTTCTTAGTTTAGTGTGCAGATGCCATCTTTAACAGAAGTGCATTGCTGTCGTACCAAACAAATTTTACCCATTCAGATTGGCCACTTTGCAACTaaaaactttcctattcaatACTCGGGGTGTTTATTTCTTCCTTCcatctctgtctgtctccctgtGCCTTCCATGCCCCAAGAAATATGACTTATTTCCTAAGTCCCCTGTCTCCTGCCAGCTCGGCTGAGTTGGCAGCCTGAAGAGAGGGTATAAACTCCACCATCAGGAGTGGAGGTCAGGAACTCGCCATGCATAAGCACAAACTCAATCATGTACCATTCCGTGGTGTCACGACCAGACCTCCAACACTTGGGGCTCTGTGCCACAATATCTTGTTTAGTTGACGAAAAGGACAGCTTGTTAGCTGAAGAACTGTGACTTCATTTTAATATTAAGAGCACTGCATCAACAGTATTCTATACAATGTCTGAATGATAACAGTATTTTGCCCAATTTCTGTCAGTGTTGGTAGGTAAATTATCTTGGGTATATTGATAATGAAAGCTTAGGAGTTAGAAATTCACTTAAATTTCTGATGATTatacatttaattaatttaatttgattaatTCACATAACGCTGACCCCACTACGATGTTCATTCTTTGCATCTTCCACTTAGAAACAGACAGTTCTGAAACTGAGCCAGTTTTGAGAATAAGCAATACTGGTAAACAGACATCACACCATGGTGAACGGAATAGTAACAGAAATCCAGAATCCTTTTTTATTAAGAAAATGCCGAGAGGAAGAATgcttaaaaatgtattaaaatcAATTACTACTTTTGTAATACAGATGTCAGAACATGTTTGTGCAAATTACTGTGTCAAAATATTTTGGTTTAACCTTTTTTATGTTCCAAATTTTCCATAGTGCAAGGAACCAAAGTTCATTAGCTTGCACCCTTTTGGTGTATCATGTATGTGCCTTGAATTTAAATCATAATGTTCAGTCCTTGAAATCTCCTCATTCCTCCACCCTATTATTTTGCAGAGAATGTATGAGTACATGAAAGAAACAAAGCTTttgtgaaaaaaataaacagctaTAAAAGTTGAATATTCAAAAATAAAGTCATGTGAATCATCTTAATTTCAGGTAAAGATAACTCTGTGACTTTTATGTTTGTGCAGTCTTGGAAATCTTCTCTTTGGTTCTGAGTTGTTACAGAAGCAACAAGTATCCCTTTTGTGACATAATGACCACTTTTTACCATTTTAAAGTCTTCTAGAAAATAGACTaaaatgattgattttttttttaaatgagaacaAATAGATTTTGTAGTAATTTGAAGAAAAATAGTGACCAAGCAATTTGTGGAACAGCATATGATGACCCATGATGTGATTACAAATTCCccttttaaaataca encodes:
- the si:dkey-87k14.1 gene encoding leucine-rich repeat transmembrane protein FLRT2 — protein: MGMSQTRVCFVDWITLLQLWIIFLLGLCTQITEADFCPLECRCDKKFVYCNDRGLTSVPAGIPEGAAILYLQNNVINNAGFPLDLRNVQSVQTVYLYGNELDEFPVNLPKNMKELHLQENNIQTVSREAIGQLQKLEKLHLDDNSISTVGIEDGAFREATNLKLLFLSRNHLSSVPIGLPLGLEELRLDENRISMVPELAFQNLTHLQRLVLDGNLLTDGGIAEGALEQLVKLTELSLVRNSLTVPPPNLPGGHLVKLNLQENQINQIPVTAFPQLKRLEKLDLSNNQLRMLVRGVFDGMTSLKQILLRNNPWYCDCNIKWVTKWLQSLSFSINVRGLMCQGPEKVRGMAIRDLNINLVSCPTITPAPHATPIPPAPLPSAVVTVIPMTYTDANISILPFSPGSTALVPPGDKEFTDPLPVGQLQLTVQFVNDTCIQISWLAIFTVTKYRITWVKLGHSLVGGIVHERIVSGNTEQLSLLNLEPKSTYRICMVLLDASNNLQPEDDTVCLEATTKSSSFNTNMASSPEQAAQQDLSSPLLLAGLIGGAVIIVLVALLSVFCWHMHKKGKYDSHSWKYNRGRRKDDYCEAGTKKDNTILEMTETSFHIVSLNNEQMLKEDFRLQSIYPPNGAINFTDCHTRSNSRYCTGGAPDLEQCHT